One region of Edaphobacter bradus genomic DNA includes:
- a CDS encoding helix-turn-helix domain-containing protein, whose amino-acid sequence MPPGTAMEGEGQGHDPRKVYVDGEVVEDLIAQKRIGERIKALRLKRSMGLVELGRHTGLSASYLSQLETGRVVPTLRNLARIAMVFSKDLTYFFEPDPTALFRLHRRKDRVRLPQSGVGDPEYFFESLAYLVPDRQLDPYYAEFLPCKARRERRAHQHAGCEFLFVMSGRLEVRHGETAHTLEPGDSAYFDAGTVHSYSCVGDAPAMTVIVTLPETQVNGHRRNGNGATTLRPMGELARARGNGVGARG is encoded by the coding sequence TTGCCTCCTGGCACGGCGATGGAAGGGGAGGGTCAGGGTCACGACCCGCGGAAGGTATATGTCGATGGCGAGGTGGTGGAGGACCTGATTGCGCAGAAGCGCATCGGCGAGCGCATCAAGGCACTGCGGTTGAAGCGGTCGATGGGGCTGGTGGAACTGGGGCGGCATACGGGGCTCTCGGCAAGCTATCTGTCGCAGCTGGAGACGGGGAGGGTGGTCCCGACGCTGCGGAACCTGGCGCGGATCGCGATGGTGTTCTCGAAGGACCTGACCTATTTCTTTGAGCCTGATCCGACGGCGTTGTTCCGGCTGCATCGGCGGAAGGATAGGGTGCGGTTGCCACAGAGCGGGGTGGGGGACCCGGAGTACTTCTTTGAGAGCCTGGCGTACCTGGTTCCGGATCGACAGCTCGATCCGTACTATGCGGAGTTTCTGCCGTGCAAGGCGCGGCGTGAGCGACGGGCGCATCAGCATGCGGGGTGCGAGTTTCTGTTTGTGATGTCGGGAAGGCTGGAGGTGCGGCACGGGGAGACAGCGCACACGCTGGAGCCAGGGGATTCAGCGTACTTCGACGCAGGGACGGTGCACAGCTACTCGTGTGTTGGCGATGCTCCTGCAATGACGGTGATTGTGACGCTGCCGGAGACACAGGTGAATGGGCATCGGCGGAATGGAAATGGAGCAACGACGCTGCGGCCGATGGGAGAGCTCGCTCGGGCCAGGGGGAATGGAGTGGGGGCGAGGGGCTAG
- a CDS encoding NAD-dependent epimerase/dehydratase family protein — protein sequence MTQPTRNVLVTGGSGFFGGVLKRRLLTEGYAVTNIDLVADSDSHPALTSVQGDIRDTALLNDLFARGNFSAVFHCAALLAHDTINENDLWTSNVDGTRNLALACHVHKVHQMVFTSTNCLWASNLGHEVREDEPPNPVELYGRSKLAAEHVLKECQHGLNVIIIRCPTIIDSGRLGLLAILFEFIQDNKKVWVVGSGSNRYQFIYAQDLATACIQAMDYPHSDLFHIGSENVCSLREVYEAVIRDAGTRARVAQLPKAPTIAAMKLAHKLGVSPLGPYHYRMIAEDFIFDTTRIRERLGWRPTLTNQQMMIEAYRYYAAQRKEIHARKDVSAHSKPASMGIIRLLKWFS from the coding sequence ATGACCCAGCCCACCAGAAACGTCCTCGTCACCGGAGGCTCCGGCTTCTTCGGCGGAGTCCTCAAGCGCCGCCTCCTCACCGAGGGCTACGCCGTCACCAACATCGATCTCGTCGCCGACTCCGACTCCCACCCCGCGCTCACCAGCGTCCAGGGCGATATCCGCGACACCGCGCTCCTCAACGATCTCTTCGCGAGAGGCAACTTTTCCGCAGTCTTCCACTGCGCCGCGCTTCTCGCCCACGACACTATCAACGAGAACGATCTCTGGACCTCCAACGTCGACGGCACCCGCAACCTCGCCCTCGCCTGCCACGTCCACAAGGTCCATCAGATGGTCTTCACCTCCACCAACTGCCTCTGGGCCTCGAACCTCGGCCACGAGGTCAGGGAAGATGAGCCTCCCAATCCGGTCGAGCTCTACGGCCGCTCCAAATTAGCCGCCGAGCACGTCCTCAAAGAGTGCCAACACGGCCTTAACGTCATCATCATCCGCTGCCCCACCATCATCGACAGCGGCCGTCTCGGCCTGCTCGCCATCCTCTTCGAGTTCATCCAGGACAACAAGAAGGTCTGGGTCGTCGGCTCGGGCTCGAACCGCTACCAGTTCATCTACGCGCAGGATCTCGCCACCGCCTGCATCCAGGCCATGGACTACCCGCACTCCGACCTCTTCCACATCGGCTCCGAGAACGTCTGCTCGCTCCGCGAGGTCTACGAGGCGGTCATCCGCGACGCCGGCACGCGCGCCCGCGTCGCCCAACTCCCCAAGGCGCCGACCATCGCCGCCATGAAGCTCGCGCACAAGCTCGGCGTCTCACCGCTCGGCCCCTATCACTACCGTATGATCGCCGAGGATTTCATCTTCGACACCACGCGCATCCGCGAGCGTCTCGGCTGGCGCCCCACCCTGACCAACCAGCAGATGATGATCGAGGCCTACCGCTACTACGCCGCGCAGCGCAAAGAGATCCACGCTCGCAAGGACGTCTCCGCCCACTCCAAGCCGGCGTCGATGGGAATCATTCGCCTGCTCAAGTGGTTCTCTTAG
- a CDS encoding ribonuclease HI family protein — protein sequence MPSRTTSPSLFAEAPQPASTAQPSHGWINAHCDGGARGNPGPAGYGAVITGPSGEPIAELSEFLGVRTNNYAEYSGLLAVLQYALDHNHPRLRVVSDSELMVKQIQGKYKVNSPDLKPLWQEAKSRIARLKGFEISHALRHKNKDADRLANEAMDRGMKRPHAPGQPAPAPLKATPYPQKSEAPPNPDQPPAQTPAQPSTQSGTMLRGFTRDGVIHILGGHNLPNGIFVKIIRE from the coding sequence ATGCCGTCACGCACCACCTCCCCCTCCCTCTTCGCCGAAGCCCCCCAGCCCGCCTCCACCGCGCAGCCCTCCCATGGTTGGATCAACGCCCACTGCGACGGCGGAGCCCGCGGCAATCCCGGCCCTGCCGGCTACGGAGCCGTCATCACCGGCCCCAGCGGTGAGCCCATCGCCGAGCTCAGCGAGTTCCTCGGCGTCCGCACCAACAACTACGCCGAGTACTCCGGCCTCCTCGCCGTCCTCCAGTACGCGCTCGACCACAACCACCCCCGCCTCCGCGTCGTCTCCGACTCCGAGCTCATGGTCAAGCAGATTCAGGGCAAGTACAAGGTCAACTCCCCAGACCTCAAGCCCCTCTGGCAGGAGGCCAAATCCCGCATCGCCCGTCTCAAGGGCTTCGAAATCTCCCACGCCCTGCGCCACAAGAACAAGGACGCCGACCGCCTCGCCAACGAGGCCATGGACCGCGGCATGAAGAGGCCCCACGCCCCCGGCCAACCCGCCCCCGCACCGCTCAAGGCCACGCCCTACCCACAAAAATCCGAAGCCCCACCCAACCCAGACCAGCCTCCAGCCCAAACGCCAGCCCAGCCCTCAACCCAGTCCGGCACAATGCTCCGAGGCTTCACCCGCGACGGAGTCATCCACATCCTCGGCGGCCACAACCTCCCCAACGGAATCTTCGTCAAGATCATCCGCGAGTAG
- a CDS encoding cold-shock protein, translated as MEQGTVKWFNDAKGFGFLSRATGDDVFVHHTAIQGNGFKTLQEGQAVEFNVVKGPKGWQAENVKAL; from the coding sequence ATGGAACAAGGTACAGTAAAGTGGTTCAACGATGCGAAGGGCTTTGGGTTTCTGAGCCGCGCTACAGGCGATGATGTGTTCGTTCATCACACCGCCATCCAGGGCAACGGCTTCAAAACCCTCCAGGAAGGTCAGGCCGTAGAGTTCAACGTCGTGAAGGGCCCCAAGGGCTGGCAGGCTGAGAACGTCAAGGCCCTCTAA
- the purL gene encoding phosphoribosylformylglycinamidine synthase subunit PurL translates to MANLQAETLSGTPSPATITPELLRQHSITPDEYKRIEEALGRTPSLTELGIFSVMWSEHCSYKSSRVHLKRLPTKGARKTGPGSVVQGPGENAGIIDVGDGWACAFKIESHNHPSYIEPYQGAATGVGGILRDIFTMNARPLAVMDSLRFGPLDEAEPDEALRRKNHQVATGVVHGVAGYGNCFGVPNLGGETRFEPCYSGNPLLNAFALGLVKTDEIFYAKAVGVGNPVIYVGAKTGRDGIHGATMASEEFTEGSEQKRPNVQMGDPFMEKLLLEACLEAMATGAVLGIQDMGAAGLTCSTCEMGARGGLGLTVELDRVPQRETGMSSYEIMLSESQERMLLVADKARATEVLDVFSKWGLDASIVGHVTAEPRMRITQGGVLVANIPNQSLTDDAPVYHRPVGTWKAPVPLDPPAHVLEALTQPRDYTADLKKLLASANICDKRWVYEQYDSMVQTNTVQGPGGEAGVIRIKGTSRHTDGPGIGERTGDRGLAMALAGNGRWTYLDPKLGAMHAVAEAARKVACTGATPVAATNCLNFGNPEKPEIMAQLSAAIDGIAEACTALGTPITGGNVSLYNETKGVGIYPTPVVGVVGIIDDVTKAVPASFKRPGERVIVAFSNVQGEDPTQEFGSSEFARSIGAPLYGTLPHFSLNAARYCNEMLCDLADKGLISSATDIGSGGLAVALAKASISSGIGVDAWLHADGGGETATEALFREQVGSIVLTCPAENADEVIRRIEADVQHYVALPIGMTAEKTFELKWEREPIISVLVTELSHSYSGAIEAQLAEEVVTA, encoded by the coding sequence ATGGCCAATCTGCAAGCGGAAACCCTGTCCGGCACACCCTCCCCAGCGACCATTACCCCGGAGCTGCTTAGGCAGCACAGCATCACTCCAGACGAGTACAAGCGCATCGAAGAAGCACTTGGCCGCACGCCCAGCCTTACCGAGTTGGGCATCTTTTCGGTGATGTGGTCCGAGCACTGCTCCTACAAGAGCTCTCGCGTGCACCTGAAGCGGCTGCCGACCAAAGGTGCGCGCAAGACTGGGCCGGGAAGCGTCGTGCAGGGACCGGGCGAGAACGCCGGCATCATCGACGTGGGCGATGGCTGGGCCTGCGCCTTCAAGATCGAGTCGCACAATCACCCCAGCTACATCGAGCCCTACCAGGGCGCGGCGACCGGCGTCGGAGGCATCCTGCGCGACATCTTCACCATGAACGCGCGTCCGCTGGCCGTGATGGACTCGCTGCGCTTCGGGCCGCTCGACGAGGCGGAGCCGGATGAGGCTCTGCGGCGGAAGAACCATCAGGTGGCGACCGGCGTAGTGCACGGCGTCGCGGGATACGGCAACTGCTTTGGCGTGCCGAACCTCGGCGGCGAGACGCGCTTTGAGCCGTGCTACTCCGGCAATCCGCTGCTGAACGCTTTCGCGCTTGGGCTGGTGAAGACCGACGAGATCTTCTACGCCAAGGCCGTCGGCGTAGGGAACCCGGTGATCTACGTGGGCGCGAAGACGGGCCGCGACGGCATCCACGGGGCAACGATGGCCAGCGAGGAGTTCACGGAAGGCTCCGAGCAGAAGCGGCCCAACGTGCAGATGGGCGATCCCTTCATGGAGAAGCTGCTGCTCGAGGCCTGCCTTGAGGCGATGGCCACGGGCGCGGTGCTCGGCATTCAGGACATGGGCGCGGCTGGCCTCACCTGCTCGACCTGCGAGATGGGCGCGCGCGGCGGCCTCGGCCTCACCGTCGAACTTGACCGCGTACCGCAGCGCGAGACCGGCATGTCAAGCTACGAGATCATGCTCTCGGAGTCGCAGGAGCGCATGCTGCTGGTCGCCGACAAGGCCCGCGCCACCGAGGTGCTGGACGTCTTCTCGAAGTGGGGGCTCGACGCCTCGATCGTGGGCCACGTGACCGCCGAGCCGAGGATGCGCATTACGCAGGGCGGCGTGCTGGTGGCGAACATTCCCAACCAGAGCCTGACGGACGACGCTCCGGTCTATCACCGCCCGGTAGGCACGTGGAAGGCTCCGGTGCCACTCGATCCTCCAGCGCATGTTCTCGAAGCTCTGACCCAGCCGCGCGACTACACCGCCGACCTCAAGAAGCTGCTGGCGAGCGCGAACATCTGCGACAAGCGCTGGGTGTACGAGCAGTACGACTCGATGGTGCAGACCAACACCGTGCAGGGCCCGGGCGGCGAAGCCGGCGTGATTCGCATCAAGGGCACGAGCCGCCATACGGACGGGCCGGGAATCGGCGAACGTACAGGCGATCGTGGTTTGGCGATGGCTCTGGCTGGCAACGGCCGCTGGACGTATCTCGACCCCAAGCTCGGCGCGATGCACGCAGTGGCCGAGGCTGCGCGGAAGGTCGCGTGTACGGGCGCGACTCCCGTGGCCGCGACCAACTGCCTGAACTTCGGCAATCCCGAGAAGCCCGAGATTATGGCGCAGCTCTCGGCGGCGATCGATGGCATCGCCGAGGCCTGTACAGCGCTAGGGACTCCGATTACTGGCGGCAATGTCTCGCTGTACAACGAGACGAAGGGCGTGGGGATCTATCCGACTCCGGTGGTTGGAGTGGTTGGGATTATTGATGATGTGACGAAGGCTGTGCCGGCTAGCTTTAAACGTCCCGGTGAGCGGGTCATCGTAGCTTTCTCGAATGTCCAGGGTGAGGACCCTACACAAGAATTTGGGAGTTCAGAATTTGCACGTTCTATAGGGGCGCCTCTATATGGAACACTGCCGCACTTTAGCCTGAATGCGGCTAGGTACTGCAACGAAATGCTCTGTGATCTTGCCGATAAGGGACTTATCTCCTCCGCTACAGATATCGGTAGTGGTGGCCTTGCAGTTGCTCTTGCGAAGGCGTCTATCAGTAGTGGAATTGGAGTTGACGCCTGGTTGCACGCAGATGGCGGCGGTGAGACCGCAACAGAAGCGTTGTTTAGAGAACAGGTTGGTTCGATTGTTCTTACATGCCCTGCCGAGAATGCTGACGAGGTGATCCGTCGGATCGAAGCTGATGTACAGCACTACGTCGCACTCCCCATCGGAATGACGGCAGAAAAGACTTTCGAATTGAAATGGGAAAGGGAACCAATCATTTCGGTTTTGGTGACGGAGCTGAGCCACTCCTACTCCGGCGCGATCGAAGCTCAACTCGCGGAAGAGGTGGTGACGGCATGA
- the dut gene encoding dUTP diphosphatase, giving the protein MGVPIKVLKLKPEAQLPRYAHVGAYGDLAADLYAAETIVIEPGATVAVSTGVALEFPPTHGALVEDRSGLAMRGVTTLAGVIDPGYRGEVRVVVTNLGEVAISVKPGDRIAQLRIVQRIEADFEEVMELGVAARGAKGFGSTGV; this is encoded by the coding sequence ATGGGAGTTCCGATCAAGGTATTGAAGTTGAAGCCGGAGGCGCAGTTGCCGCGCTACGCGCACGTGGGAGCCTACGGCGATCTGGCCGCCGATCTGTATGCGGCTGAAACGATTGTGATTGAGCCGGGAGCGACCGTGGCGGTTTCGACCGGCGTGGCGCTGGAGTTTCCGCCGACGCACGGCGCGCTGGTGGAGGACCGCTCCGGACTGGCGATGCGCGGCGTGACGACGCTCGCCGGTGTGATCGATCCCGGCTATCGTGGGGAGGTTCGCGTGGTGGTGACGAACCTCGGCGAGGTTGCCATCTCTGTGAAACCCGGAGACAGGATCGCGCAGCTCCGTATCGTGCAGCGCATCGAGGCTGATTTTGAAGAGGTTATGGAGTTGGGCGTCGCAGCGCGCGGCGCGAAGGGATTTGGAAGCACAGGGGTTTAG
- a CDS encoding DinB family protein — protein MSEPILTAQDVLKWYETTSDHWRKFLAEHPDILAIPCDIANTKTIAEFMQHIVAVELRYAERIAHIPETPYEQVAYDSVEALYATHDRATQILKRALAANHDWSEMIEFQTRSYGSLRASLKTIYFHALLHSLRHYAQLGTLVRQHGYKPTWPGDYLFIGVERV, from the coding sequence ATGAGCGAACCCATCCTCACCGCGCAAGACGTCCTCAAGTGGTACGAGACCACCTCCGACCACTGGCGCAAGTTCCTCGCCGAGCACCCGGACATCCTCGCCATTCCCTGCGACATCGCCAACACGAAGACCATCGCCGAGTTCATGCAGCACATCGTCGCAGTCGAACTCCGCTACGCCGAGCGCATCGCCCACATCCCCGAGACGCCCTACGAGCAAGTCGCCTACGACTCGGTTGAAGCCCTCTACGCCACCCACGACCGCGCCACCCAAATCTTGAAGCGAGCCCTCGCCGCGAATCACGACTGGAGCGAGATGATCGAGTTCCAGACCCGCTCCTACGGTTCCCTGCGCGCCTCGCTCAAGACCATCTACTTCCACGCGCTGCTGCACAGCCTGCGCCACTACGCGCAACTCGGCACGCTCGTCCGCCAGCACGGCTACAAACCCACCTGGCCCGGCGACTACCTCTTCATTGGAGTCGAGCGAGTCTAG
- a CDS encoding ArnT family glycosyltransferase → MFERLSTPASKLARGPVWHWMKAENARAEGDPRAPWRLFWVAFLIRVAYMTLAHTYRVRPLDDHFHFAWEAGRIARSVVTGHGYGSPFATAWLPYTGPTAWVPPVYPLLIAVVFKLFGVYTSASAWMLLAINCAFSAATALAVWEIAFRCFSRTNAVWSGWLWALYPAAMQYAVRWFWEMSLTTFLFAAVLVLTLRMRGVNANAESPRIEENSSQTRQWLLFGLLWGVIALTTSTLLLFLPVCGLWILIGTRHRPHALRNAVFAGIVCLACLTPWELRNYKVFHAFIPIRGNLGVETYLGNGPGSNGFVMAYDHPTFAPDQLRLYASMGEVRYAKFRGDLARAYIRACPAHFLANTLKRIYFFWVSVPSDARWALELPRVISYSFISLAGLLGLALALYRRVPASGLFAWIFFLLPIPYYTVFVQARFRHPLEPVITVLAVYLFQSATPRHAQAQNV, encoded by the coding sequence ATGTTCGAACGCCTTTCTACCCCAGCGAGCAAGCTCGCCAGGGGCCCCGTTTGGCACTGGATGAAGGCTGAAAACGCCCGCGCTGAGGGTGATCCCCGTGCACCATGGCGCCTCTTCTGGGTCGCGTTTCTCATCCGGGTCGCTTACATGACGCTGGCCCACACCTACCGGGTCCGCCCCTTGGACGACCACTTCCACTTCGCCTGGGAGGCTGGCCGCATCGCCCGCTCGGTCGTCACCGGACACGGCTATGGAAGCCCCTTCGCCACTGCTTGGCTCCCCTATACCGGCCCCACTGCCTGGGTTCCACCCGTCTACCCTCTGCTCATCGCTGTCGTCTTCAAGCTCTTCGGCGTCTACACCAGCGCCTCAGCGTGGATGCTGCTCGCCATCAACTGCGCCTTCTCTGCAGCCACCGCACTGGCCGTCTGGGAGATAGCCTTTCGCTGCTTCTCGCGGACAAATGCCGTATGGTCCGGCTGGCTCTGGGCCCTCTACCCCGCGGCCATGCAGTATGCCGTCCGCTGGTTCTGGGAGATGAGCCTCACCACGTTCCTCTTTGCTGCCGTCCTCGTTCTCACCCTTCGCATGCGCGGTGTCAACGCCAACGCGGAGTCTCCACGTATCGAAGAAAACTCCAGTCAAACGCGCCAGTGGCTCCTCTTCGGCCTGCTTTGGGGAGTTATTGCACTCACCACCTCGACGCTGCTGCTGTTCCTTCCTGTTTGTGGCCTCTGGATTCTCATCGGCACCCGGCATCGCCCCCACGCGCTGCGTAATGCTGTCTTCGCAGGCATCGTCTGTCTCGCATGCCTCACTCCGTGGGAGCTGCGCAACTACAAGGTCTTCCACGCCTTCATTCCGATTCGCGGCAATCTCGGGGTCGAGACTTACCTCGGCAACGGTCCAGGCTCCAACGGCTTCGTCATGGCCTATGACCACCCCACGTTTGCCCCCGACCAACTCCGCCTCTACGCCTCCATGGGCGAGGTGCGCTATGCAAAGTTTCGTGGCGACCTCGCACGCGCATACATCCGCGCTTGTCCCGCACACTTCCTCGCGAATACGCTCAAGCGCATCTACTTTTTCTGGGTGAGCGTTCCGTCGGACGCACGGTGGGCGCTCGAGCTGCCGCGCGTGATCAGCTACAGCTTTATCAGCCTCGCCGGTCTGCTCGGCCTTGCGCTCGCGCTCTATCGCCGCGTGCCGGCCTCCGGTCTCTTTGCCTGGATTTTTTTTCTGCTTCCCATCCCTTATTACACCGTCTTTGTGCAGGCCCGCTTCCGTCACCCGCTTGAGCCTGTTATTACTGTCCTCGCCGTCTATCTCTTTCAGTCGGCCACACCGCGCCACGCGCAGGCGCAAAACGTATGA
- the purD gene encoding phosphoribosylamine--glycine ligase, translating to MKILVIGGGGREHALVWSLLKSPSVTEVVCAPGNGGIAAIARTEPVSVNDLTAMIALVEHENPALTVIGPEVPLALGLVDALQRRHHRVFGPTKDAAQLESSKAFAKSFMQRHGIPTAAYALCTTLDQVREELLRFSLPVVVKASGLAAGKGVVICHTRLEAESAAGEIFSGVLTGAPDPEIVLEEFLTGEEVSFFALCDGKHALPIATAQDHKRVGEGDTGPNTGGMGAYSTDGLLTPAMTHWVTRNIAQRTVDGMKSEGTPFKGILFIGLMMSPRGPMVLEFNTRWGDPETEAIVLRLETDILDLFNASIDGNAQGLPIRLKPGASATVIAASGGYPGKYAFGKPISGVTSEAADGVVIFHAGTAIKDNQLVTAGGRVLAVSAAAPDLATALDRIYTRLETISFEGMHYRRDIGYRALRGE from the coding sequence ATGAAGATCCTCGTCATCGGCGGCGGAGGCCGCGAACACGCCCTCGTCTGGTCTCTCCTCAAATCCCCCTCCGTCACCGAGGTCGTCTGTGCCCCCGGCAACGGAGGCATCGCCGCCATCGCCCGCACCGAGCCGGTCAGCGTCAACGATCTCACCGCCATGATCGCCCTCGTCGAGCATGAGAACCCCGCCCTCACCGTCATCGGCCCCGAGGTCCCGCTCGCCCTCGGCCTCGTCGACGCGCTCCAGCGCCGCCACCACCGCGTCTTCGGCCCCACGAAGGACGCCGCGCAGCTCGAATCCTCGAAGGCCTTCGCCAAGTCCTTCATGCAGCGCCACGGCATCCCCACCGCCGCCTACGCGCTCTGCACCACACTCGACCAGGTCCGCGAGGAGCTCCTCCGCTTCTCCCTCCCCGTCGTGGTCAAGGCCTCCGGCCTCGCCGCCGGCAAGGGCGTCGTCATCTGCCACACCCGCCTCGAGGCCGAGTCCGCCGCCGGCGAGATCTTCTCCGGAGTCCTCACCGGCGCTCCCGACCCTGAGATCGTCCTCGAGGAGTTCCTCACTGGCGAGGAGGTCTCCTTCTTCGCCCTCTGCGACGGCAAGCACGCCCTGCCCATCGCCACCGCGCAGGACCACAAGCGCGTCGGCGAAGGCGACACCGGCCCCAACACCGGAGGCATGGGAGCCTACTCCACCGACGGACTCCTCACCCCGGCCATGACCCACTGGGTCACCAGGAACATCGCCCAGCGCACCGTCGACGGCATGAAGTCTGAAGGCACACCCTTCAAGGGAATCCTCTTCATCGGCCTCATGATGTCGCCGCGCGGCCCCATGGTCCTCGAGTTCAACACCCGCTGGGGAGACCCCGAGACCGAGGCCATCGTCCTCCGCCTCGAAACCGACATCCTCGACCTCTTCAACGCCTCCATCGACGGCAACGCGCAGGGCCTTCCCATCCGCCTCAAGCCCGGAGCCAGCGCCACCGTCATCGCCGCCAGCGGAGGCTACCCCGGCAAATACGCCTTCGGAAAGCCCATCAGCGGAGTGACCAGTGAAGCCGCAGACGGCGTCGTCATCTTCCACGCCGGAACCGCCATCAAGGACAACCAGCTAGTCACCGCCGGAGGCCGCGTCCTCGCCGTCTCCGCCGCTGCTCCCGATCTGGCAACCGCGCTGGACCGCATCTACACGCGCCTCGAAACCATCTCGTTCGAAGGCATGCACTACCGCCGCGACATCGGCTACCGCGCCTTGAGAGGAGAATAG
- the purF gene encoding amidophosphoribosyltransferase: MFAEDDVTLCEADGHFDKLREECGVMAIYNHPDAARLTYWGLYSLQHRGQESAGIASADGQEVNDIKGMGLVSEIFTDEVLAKLPGYLAIGHTRYSTTGDSALLNAQPIAVESTKGLIAIAHNGNLVNLGNSKERLERDGAVFQTTSDSEIIVQLIAHSKQTTLVDCIADSLSQVEGAFSIVMMTRNRIFAARDPHGLRPLSMGRIPGVNGAPDTFVFASETCAFDLLHAKYERDVKPGELVMVSEDGVTSRYFDTTTKQASCIFEHVYFARPDSKIFGRWVQQSRELMGRTLARESGVPADLVVPVPDSGVTAALGYAAESGIPFNLGLIRNHYVGRTFIQPEQRVRDFGVRMKLNPVRSLLEGKRVILIDDSIIRGTTSRKIVRMVRAAGAKEVHLRISCPPTISPCFYGVDTPSKKDLIAANHSVEEIRQFIEADSLAYLSLEGMLHSCTSGDATPNGYCTACYTGDYPTSWVDVSEILPAVAVR; encoded by the coding sequence ATGTTCGCTGAGGACGACGTGACTCTGTGCGAAGCTGACGGACATTTCGACAAGCTGCGTGAAGAGTGCGGCGTGATGGCGATTTACAACCATCCGGATGCGGCTCGGCTGACGTACTGGGGGTTGTACTCGCTGCAGCATCGCGGGCAGGAGTCGGCGGGGATTGCCTCGGCCGATGGACAGGAGGTCAACGACATCAAGGGCATGGGCCTGGTGTCGGAGATCTTCACCGATGAGGTGTTGGCGAAGCTGCCGGGCTATCTTGCGATCGGGCATACGCGCTACTCGACGACGGGCGACTCGGCGCTGCTGAATGCGCAGCCGATTGCGGTCGAGAGCACGAAGGGACTCATCGCGATTGCTCATAACGGCAACCTCGTCAATCTTGGCAATTCGAAGGAACGTCTTGAGCGCGACGGCGCCGTCTTCCAGACGACGTCGGACTCCGAGATCATTGTGCAGCTCATCGCCCACTCGAAGCAGACGACGCTGGTCGACTGCATCGCCGACTCGCTCTCGCAGGTTGAGGGCGCGTTCTCCATCGTGATGATGACGCGCAACCGCATCTTCGCCGCGCGCGATCCGCATGGTCTGCGTCCGCTCTCGATGGGTAGGATTCCCGGCGTCAATGGCGCGCCGGACACGTTTGTGTTTGCTTCCGAGACGTGCGCGTTCGACCTGCTGCACGCGAAGTACGAGCGCGATGTGAAGCCGGGCGAGCTGGTGATGGTCTCCGAGGATGGAGTGACTTCGCGGTACTTCGACACGACGACGAAGCAGGCGAGCTGCATCTTCGAGCACGTTTACTTCGCGCGGCCGGACTCGAAGATCTTTGGCCGCTGGGTGCAGCAGAGCCGCGAGCTGATGGGCCGCACGCTAGCGCGTGAGTCGGGCGTGCCTGCCGACCTCGTGGTGCCGGTGCCGGACTCGGGCGTGACGGCAGCGCTGGGCTACGCGGCGGAGTCGGGGATTCCGTTCAACCTCGGGCTGATTCGCAACCACTACGTCGGCAGGACGTTCATCCAGCCGGAGCAGCGCGTGCGCGACTTCGGCGTGAGGATGAAGCTGAATCCGGTGCGCTCGCTGCTTGAGGGCAAGCGCGTCATCCTGATCGACGACTCGATCATCCGGGGAACGACGTCGCGGAAGATCGTCCGGATGGTACGGGCCGCGGGCGCGAAAGAGGTGCATCTGCGCATCTCGTGTCCGCCGACGATCTCGCCGTGCTTCTATGGCGTCGATACTCCGAGCAAGAAGGACCTGATCGCGGCGAACCATTCCGTCGAGGAGATACGGCAGTTCATCGAGGCGGACTCGCTGGCGTACCTGTCGCTCGAAGGGATGCTGCATAGCTGCACGAGCGGCGACGCGACACCGAATGGCTACTGCACAGCCTGCTACACAGGCGACTATCCGACGTCGTGGGTGGATGTGTCGGAGATTCTGCCTGCGGTGGCGGTTCGGTAA